In Paenibacillus ihbetae, the following are encoded in one genomic region:
- a CDS encoding erythromycin esterase family protein, whose protein sequence is MRRRLYLAWITVILILLTACSSQPNDLTNKLEKYAVPVKQLTIPDGVQIIGLGEATHNNAEFQSVRLDVFKVLVEKYGVRTLVLEEEFAGSELMNRYLSGEDIELKDVWEDWIPMYHTQEMAALFHWMREYNRSASSEEQLQYWGMDVQRPNLIQPILDKYLKDVDCDLYREFSSINVSVDDLMGLFYLLVGDELDSDRDRALTASMYKRIQHQWSPLLQKDVRLIEQLIHKMNMKADHLISKSSKQLYEIAMQNMLSIYAYYSSINDSLIRDYSKGYGFLHFISHSQNRDTAMKEKVDWIINQANGPILIAGHNGHIAKKIKASGDYFVKIAEDKGISVDNEMLEITYIGEQLKKSYGEAYYTIGTSFNEGVLAADSMIRSDKNPPSLTVRIDNILLNSFMKLPEDAYFLDFDRAKQDKQLKRILTKEMLKMPHIGSLNGVDLNDPNSRNSDDYQFEMNLDEAYDALINFRHANLFTPYR, encoded by the coding sequence ATGAGGCGGCGATTATATTTAGCATGGATAACCGTTATATTGATATTACTTACTGCTTGTTCTAGTCAACCAAATGATCTAACGAATAAACTAGAAAAATATGCTGTACCCGTTAAGCAATTGACGATACCCGATGGTGTCCAGATTATTGGTTTAGGCGAAGCGACCCATAACAATGCTGAATTTCAGTCTGTGCGGCTTGATGTATTTAAGGTGCTTGTCGAAAAGTATGGAGTTCGCACATTGGTATTGGAGGAGGAATTTGCGGGTTCTGAATTAATGAATCGATATCTTTCTGGCGAGGACATAGAGTTGAAAGATGTGTGGGAAGACTGGATTCCGATGTACCACACACAAGAGATGGCTGCGTTATTCCATTGGATGCGCGAATATAATCGATCCGCATCTAGTGAAGAACAGTTGCAATATTGGGGCATGGATGTTCAGCGACCAAACCTAATACAACCCATACTTGACAAGTATTTAAAAGATGTGGATTGTGATCTTTACAGAGAGTTCAGCAGCATTAATGTAAGTGTTGATGACCTTATGGGATTATTTTATCTCTTAGTCGGTGATGAATTAGATTCTGATAGAGATAGAGCATTAACTGCAAGTATGTATAAACGGATACAACATCAATGGAGTCCACTGTTACAGAAGGATGTTCGTCTTATTGAACAATTGATACACAAAATGAATATGAAAGCTGATCATCTTATATCCAAGTCCAGCAAGCAATTGTACGAGATCGCGATGCAGAATATGCTGTCTATATATGCCTACTATTCGTCGATAAATGATTCTTTAATACGAGATTATAGTAAAGGTTATGGTTTCTTACACTTTATTTCACATTCGCAGAATCGCGATACAGCCATGAAGGAAAAAGTGGATTGGATTATAAATCAAGCAAACGGGCCGATACTAATCGCAGGGCATAATGGACATATCGCTAAAAAGATTAAAGCGTCAGGAGACTATTTTGTTAAAATTGCAGAAGATAAAGGGATTAGTGTAGATAACGAAATGCTAGAAATTACATATATCGGAGAACAATTAAAGAAAAGTTATGGTGAGGCATATTATACAATTGGAACATCCTTTAATGAGGGGGTATTAGCAGCAGACTCAATGATACGATCGGATAAGAATCCGCCTTCATTAACCGTTCGTATCGACAACATATTACTGAATTCATTCATGAAGTTGCCAGAGGATGCTTATTTCTTGGACTTTGATCGTGCAAAGCAAGATAAGCAATTAAAGCGAATACTCACGAAAGAGATGTTGAAGATGCCTCATATCGGAAGCCTTAATGGTGTTGATTTGAATGATCCTAATTCTCGCAACTCGGACGATTATCAATTTGAAATGAATTTAGATGAAGCATATGATGCTTTGATTAATTTTAGACATGCCAACCTGTTTACACCTTATAGATGA
- a CDS encoding VOC family protein — protein sequence MELTHTRLLVDCFKECFIFYRDVMGLEPIWGTEEGRYADFNAGNTTLALFDRKSMAEAINESYSVDDHFNDRTVIVFQVNDVDKSFLELKGKVNFISEPVSRQYGIRSLNFRDPAGNLIELYHEIPME from the coding sequence ATGGAACTAACTCACACTCGCTTGCTTGTAGATTGCTTTAAGGAATGTTTTATTTTTTACCGAGATGTAATGGGGTTGGAACCCATTTGGGGAACAGAGGAAGGAAGATATGCTGATTTCAATGCAGGTAACACTACTCTGGCCCTTTTTGACCGAAAATCCATGGCCGAAGCGATCAACGAATCTTACTCTGTAGACGATCACTTTAATGATAGGACAGTCATCGTCTTTCAAGTGAATGACGTAGATAAGTCATTTCTCGAATTGAAGGGAAAGGTAAACTTTATATCTGAGCCGGTTTCAAGGCAATATGGGATTAGAAGCTTAAATTTCAGAGATCCAGCAGGAAACTTGATCGAGTTGTATCATGAAATTCCTATGGAGTAG
- a CDS encoding nuclear transport factor 2 family protein: protein MKKVHERSLQAFDAFRLAIEEGDTEPFEALVTSDFAFIVPIPFEDWQGEQRGTGRFRQLIELERASMSAKLTPVSCMEQEDAGIVIFKAEGVFNGRPYANELVIVFRYEQERIRSFREYVGVTSHLLAIAKA from the coding sequence ATGAAAAAGGTACACGAGCGCAGCCTGCAAGCATTTGATGCTTTTCGCCTGGCAATTGAGGAGGGGGATACGGAGCCGTTTGAAGCACTGGTGACCTCTGACTTTGCTTTTATTGTTCCGATCCCGTTTGAGGATTGGCAGGGGGAACAGAGAGGAACCGGGCGGTTTCGGCAATTGATCGAGCTGGAACGGGCCAGCATGAGTGCCAAGTTAACGCCGGTTAGCTGCATGGAGCAGGAGGATGCCGGGATCGTCATTTTTAAGGCGGAAGGGGTTTTTAACGGGAGGCCGTACGCCAATGAGCTGGTGATCGTGTTCCGGTACGAGCAGGAACGGATCCGCTCCTTCCGCGAGTATGTTGGCGTTACTTCCCATCTTCTTGCGATTGCGAAGGCGTAA
- a CDS encoding ABC transporter permease: protein MSIFKHTIKRLFRNKLQLIFIILFPLAYMSLGLIDDQQPLKAAVIDHDQTELTKMLIHELETKVEMKTVKEKDIERELKDLKVDYVLVIDHGFTERLIHEGESSGLSEYSVKESNVSQPLSIYLREWGVQVRAIAANTGHQPDAFYTSYKQYEERSPLKLDSRPMENQQEEKSRKVLGFLVIPILYTSLIAGLQIISNRNNHTLYRTLAAPVRIRSYMLQMVGSFLFVAVIQLTFAMLILKWGYRVPMNHSEWGIYALLLMFSVAAVSFGVAVSSISKSILQACLIGICLIEPISMLGGAYGPLDWAPDIVRTISQFTPVYWVMDGIDQLLHGQTLLGLGRQVVMIILFAIIFFLTGTIRKTDIAK from the coding sequence TTGAGCATCTTCAAACATACGATTAAACGATTATTCCGGAATAAGCTTCAGCTTATCTTCATTATTCTATTCCCGCTTGCTTACATGTCGCTTGGGTTAATAGACGATCAGCAGCCGCTTAAAGCGGCGGTCATCGATCATGATCAAACGGAATTAACGAAGATGCTTATACATGAATTAGAGACAAAGGTTGAGATGAAGACCGTCAAAGAGAAGGATATCGAACGAGAACTAAAGGACTTGAAGGTTGATTACGTCTTAGTGATTGATCATGGATTTACAGAAAGACTCATCCATGAGGGGGAGAGCAGTGGACTGAGTGAATACTCCGTAAAGGAATCGAATGTATCGCAGCCGCTAAGCATCTATCTGAGGGAGTGGGGTGTTCAGGTTAGGGCGATTGCTGCCAACACAGGTCATCAGCCCGATGCCTTCTATACTTCATACAAGCAATACGAGGAACGGAGTCCACTCAAACTGGATAGCCGTCCTATGGAAAATCAGCAGGAAGAGAAGTCACGCAAAGTGCTCGGTTTTCTTGTCATTCCTATTCTGTATACTTCACTGATTGCAGGCCTGCAGATCATATCCAACCGAAATAATCATACGTTATACCGGACACTAGCTGCGCCTGTCCGCATTCGCAGCTATATGCTCCAAATGGTCGGCAGCTTTTTATTCGTCGCGGTTATTCAACTCACCTTTGCCATGCTTATATTGAAATGGGGCTACCGAGTTCCTATGAATCATTCGGAATGGGGGATATATGCACTCCTCTTAATGTTTTCAGTGGCTGCTGTCTCCTTTGGAGTGGCTGTCAGTTCCATCTCGAAATCGATCCTTCAAGCCTGCCTGATTGGCATCTGCCTTATTGAGCCGATATCCATGCTGGGCGGGGCATACGGCCCACTTGACTGGGCGCCTGACATCGTCCGAACAATAAGCCAATTTACCCCGGTGTATTGGGTGATGGATGGTATCGATCAACTTTTACACGGCCAGACCCTTCTTGGTCTTGGTAGGCAGGTGGTCATGATCATTCTGTTCGCGATTATTTTCTTCCTAACCGGGACCATAAGAAAAACAGATATCGCCAAGTAG
- a CDS encoding GNAT family N-acetyltransferase — MDQITLHRSDCSDVETIANLRAIVLHDDLTRLGRFNEERVRQRLRDSFDPNHTWIIKAGPRFIGCIAFKTLSDGYLLEHFYIHPDFQGKGIGSQVLTYFLKQDHVAGKRVTLNVLQGSAAIRLYERFGFAVDREDPVDIFMSTVVDS; from the coding sequence GTGGATCAGATTACTCTTCACCGGTCCGATTGCTCTGATGTTGAGACAATAGCAAATTTACGGGCAATAGTACTACATGATGATTTAACAAGGTTAGGAAGATTTAATGAAGAGAGGGTTCGCCAACGTTTAAGGGATTCATTTGATCCAAATCATACATGGATCATAAAAGCAGGGCCTAGGTTTATTGGATGCATTGCTTTCAAAACGCTATCTGACGGGTATTTATTAGAGCATTTTTACATCCATCCTGATTTCCAAGGCAAAGGAATCGGCAGCCAAGTATTAACTTATTTCCTGAAACAAGATCATGTCGCAGGAAAACGGGTTACTTTGAATGTTCTTCAAGGAAGCGCGGCTATTCGTCTATATGAACGCTTCGGGTTTGCAGTGGATCGTGAGGATCCCGTTGATATTTTTATGTCCACGGTAGTAGACTCGTAG
- a CDS encoding helix-turn-helix domain-containing protein — MPQIDRHKNRTVHIEFVAAEDFTHFPYPERFTLVFITNGSIKGILNERPVTISAPAILCLSAEDTIQVLDKHNVSASSFCFHPDFLKSTPHSETQNYFPTDLKIQTGLSLFRKSPERTGIPRITEKAYPQLLEWFFVLGTEVYAQSDALWACRIKKYFIQIMGVLEDLNRHSEQSPVDLVLEYIHTNYSNKITLDDLTKCAYLNRVSLNKMFQERCGSTAMGYLMSHRLKVAGNLLTHTDMSLNEIARATGFEYDTYFIKQFTAKKGMSPTAYREISRKFSAAQ; from the coding sequence ATGCCACAAATTGACCGCCATAAAAATAGAACGGTACATATCGAATTTGTAGCTGCCGAGGATTTTACACATTTCCCCTATCCGGAGCGGTTTACTCTGGTTTTTATTACGAATGGAAGTATAAAAGGGATATTGAACGAACGCCCGGTCACCATTTCAGCACCCGCTATTCTTTGTTTGTCTGCAGAGGATACGATACAGGTTTTAGATAAGCACAACGTTTCTGCATCCTCATTTTGTTTTCATCCGGATTTTCTTAAATCAACCCCCCATTCTGAAACACAAAATTACTTTCCGACCGATTTGAAAATACAAACAGGTCTTTCGCTGTTTCGTAAGTCTCCTGAACGAACGGGCATACCTCGCATAACTGAGAAGGCATATCCACAATTATTGGAGTGGTTTTTTGTGCTTGGCACGGAAGTGTATGCGCAAAGCGATGCACTCTGGGCATGTAGAATCAAAAAATATTTTATTCAAATCATGGGAGTGCTTGAAGATTTAAACCGTCACAGTGAACAATCACCTGTGGATTTGGTTCTGGAATATATACACACCAATTATTCGAACAAAATCACCCTGGATGATTTAACAAAGTGCGCGTACTTGAACCGCGTTTCGCTCAATAAGATGTTTCAGGAAAGATGCGGGTCCACAGCGATGGGCTACTTAATGTCGCACCGCTTGAAGGTTGCGGGGAATCTTCTGACTCATACCGACATGAGCTTAAATGAAATTGCACGAGCTACCGGATTTGAGTATGACACTTACTTCATTAAACAATTTACGGCTAAAAAAGGCATGTCACCAACAGCATATAGGGAAATTTCCCGCAAGTTCTCTGCTGCCCAATGA
- a CDS encoding response regulator transcription factor gives MKVLIVDDDALIRDGLKILIEIEDDFEVIGTAANGQEAFEMCQLKSPDLVLMDIRMPVMDGVQGTRLIKRHFQNMKVVLLTTFKDEEYIKEAVKSGAEGYILKNQSSESIIESLRAVEKGNTVFEKEVAQALSNLLKEDKKPVSTLGLNPRELEVLALVSSGHSNKEIAELLFLSEGTVRNYVTTLLEKLHFRDRTQLAIFYLKHQ, from the coding sequence TTGAAGGTACTTATCGTGGATGACGATGCGTTAATTCGGGACGGACTCAAGATTTTGATTGAAATAGAAGACGATTTCGAAGTAATCGGTACGGCGGCCAACGGGCAGGAAGCTTTTGAGATGTGTCAACTTAAGAGTCCGGATTTGGTGCTGATGGATATACGCATGCCTGTTATGGATGGCGTTCAGGGTACCCGACTGATCAAACGTCATTTTCAAAATATGAAGGTTGTTCTTTTGACGACGTTTAAGGATGAGGAATACATTAAAGAAGCTGTAAAATCCGGCGCGGAAGGGTACATACTGAAGAATCAGTCCTCTGAGAGCATAATCGAAAGCCTCCGTGCAGTAGAGAAAGGAAATACCGTTTTTGAGAAAGAAGTAGCCCAAGCCTTATCCAACTTACTAAAAGAGGATAAGAAGCCTGTATCAACTTTAGGATTGAATCCCCGCGAACTAGAAGTATTGGCGCTTGTTTCCAGCGGACATTCAAATAAGGAGATTGCCGAGCTCTTATTCTTGAGTGAAGGTACCGTGCGGAATTATGTGACCACACTGCTTGAAAAACTACATTTTCGTGATCGAACACAGCTTGCTATATTTTATCTTAAGCATCAATAA
- a CDS encoding sensor histidine kinase has translation MEQAKAQLLLASKEIAGITEVKERNRIAREIHDSVGHNLAGIFIQLQAAQKIHVKDENKAMSIVKTSIDGLANTIELLRDTVHNIKPRESLGADYFQGIIENYQFCPVELQMSGDFNSVPSAHLELLSATIKEALTNTARYSQATMVEIKIDVNPVYTRLSVKDNGIGSANIKEGLGLSGMKERTRNLGGSFSFHSQDGFMIVCVIPRQKGGEMFEGTYRG, from the coding sequence TTGGAGCAAGCAAAGGCCCAGCTTTTGCTTGCCTCTAAAGAAATTGCCGGGATCACCGAGGTGAAGGAGCGCAACCGGATCGCACGCGAAATCCATGATAGTGTCGGCCATAATCTGGCGGGTATTTTTATTCAACTGCAGGCTGCCCAAAAAATTCATGTCAAAGATGAAAACAAGGCGATGAGCATTGTCAAAACGTCTATCGATGGTCTAGCAAATACGATTGAACTGCTCAGGGATACGGTTCATAATATCAAGCCGCGGGAAAGCCTCGGTGCAGATTACTTTCAAGGAATTATTGAAAACTATCAATTTTGTCCCGTGGAATTGCAAATGAGCGGAGATTTCAATAGTGTGCCATCTGCGCACTTGGAGCTTCTAAGTGCAACGATCAAGGAAGCATTGACCAATACGGCACGATATTCCCAAGCAACGATGGTAGAAATCAAAATTGATGTGAATCCGGTCTATACCCGATTGTCCGTTAAGGATAACGGAATCGGCAGTGCAAACATTAAGGAAGGCTTAGGGCTAAGCGGGATGAAGGAACGTACCCGCAATTTGGGTGGAAGTTTTAGTTTTCACTCGCAGGACGGATTTATGATCGTTTGTGTCATACCAAGACAGAAGGGAGGAGAAATGTTTGAAGGTACTTATCGTGGATGA
- a CDS encoding phosphotransferase — MEKSAVIQAERIACDFLQEQVKSSYQIIGKGIINQIFVVETESHKVVVRMNDKDTFQSFITEKWCIEQAAAVGVPGPKVLSIGIVDETAFMIQAFIEGDNGVDSTVPKSDIWRKLGEYAKRIHSIQVRGYGGDLIDPVHGEFQSPTHAGSDGSWQGYVQYNINCLNEHDRLIELGVITPKESQRVKKLFENLKNTSFHFGLNHGDMSLKNTIVNQAKQVILLDWNPEVSVVPHATVAQLIHYQILGLEESASVEEFKAFMDGYGISEKDLPETRHLLLLRAFDNLRWAIDRSPDLIDPYAAFAKQVINMIMD; from the coding sequence ATGGAAAAATCTGCAGTTATACAAGCAGAGCGAATAGCATGCGATTTTCTTCAGGAACAAGTAAAAAGTTCATATCAAATTATAGGTAAAGGCATCATAAATCAAATTTTCGTAGTCGAAACGGAGAGTCATAAAGTTGTTGTCCGGATGAACGATAAAGATACATTTCAGAGCTTTATCACAGAAAAGTGGTGCATCGAGCAGGCAGCCGCAGTTGGCGTTCCAGGACCTAAGGTGTTGTCCATTGGTATAGTTGATGAAACCGCATTTATGATTCAAGCCTTTATTGAGGGAGACAACGGGGTAGACAGTACTGTTCCCAAGTCTGATATTTGGAGAAAACTAGGCGAATATGCCAAGCGTATTCATTCTATTCAAGTGAGAGGATATGGAGGGGATCTGATTGATCCAGTCCACGGTGAGTTTCAGTCACCTACTCATGCCGGATCAGACGGCAGTTGGCAAGGGTATGTGCAATATAATATCAATTGTTTGAATGAGCATGATCGTTTGATTGAGCTTGGAGTAATTACTCCGAAGGAATCGCAGAGAGTAAAAAAACTGTTTGAAAATTTGAAGAATACATCGTTTCACTTCGGCTTAAACCATGGAGACATGTCTTTGAAGAATACAATTGTCAATCAGGCAAAGCAAGTTATATTACTGGACTGGAATCCAGAAGTAAGCGTGGTACCGCATGCAACTGTTGCTCAATTGATACATTATCAAATTTTAGGACTAGAAGAAAGTGCAAGTGTTGAGGAATTTAAAGCGTTTATGGACGGGTACGGAATAAGTGAAAAAGACCTACCTGAAACGAGGCATTTGCTACTATTAAGGGCTTTCGATAACCTAAGGTGGGCTATTGATCGAAGCCCTGATCTGATCGATCCCTATGCTGCGTTTGCAAAACAAGTCATCAACATGATTATGGATTAG
- a CDS encoding hemolysin family protein — MDGIIALNLFLVAVFIALTAFFVGAEFAILKVRMSRMDQLIAEGNKKATVAKKVAGDLDYYLSACQLGITITALVLGALGEPTVERMLHPLFERFDVPAAVATALSYIIALSIITFLHVVIGELAPKTLAIQFAEKMTLLLAGPLYWFGKVMNPFIHALNGAARLLLRMVGVKPAGHESVHSEEELKWIVDQSYESGEINQTERAYLNNIFAFDERLLREIMIPRDQIVTVRKGMPLNELIQLLDNYDFTRYPVVDEHSMAHFVGFINTKEMLTSIAAGKESDVKHFIHDMPRFADTASIRDVLLKMQQTRVHMAAVTDASGQIVGLVTMEDILEEIVGDIRDESVGRSLPALQG, encoded by the coding sequence TTGGACGGTATAATTGCATTAAACCTGTTTCTGGTAGCCGTGTTCATCGCACTGACCGCATTCTTTGTCGGTGCCGAGTTCGCCATTCTAAAAGTGCGGATGTCCAGAATGGATCAACTGATTGCCGAAGGGAACAAAAAAGCGACGGTTGCGAAGAAAGTCGCGGGCGACCTGGATTATTATTTGTCTGCCTGCCAGCTTGGCATTACGATCACAGCCCTGGTGCTTGGTGCTCTAGGCGAACCGACCGTGGAGCGCATGCTGCATCCCCTCTTCGAGCGATTCGATGTGCCAGCGGCGGTTGCAACGGCACTATCCTATATCATTGCCCTGTCTATCATTACGTTTTTGCATGTTGTCATCGGCGAGCTGGCTCCAAAAACGCTAGCCATCCAATTTGCGGAGAAAATGACACTCTTGCTGGCCGGACCTCTGTATTGGTTCGGAAAGGTCATGAATCCGTTTATTCACGCTCTTAACGGCGCGGCCCGCTTGCTCCTTCGCATGGTTGGCGTCAAGCCGGCTGGACATGAATCGGTTCACTCCGAGGAAGAACTGAAATGGATCGTGGATCAAAGCTACGAAAGCGGCGAAATCAATCAGACGGAACGGGCCTATTTAAACAATATCTTTGCCTTCGACGAGCGATTGCTGCGGGAAATTATGATCCCCCGCGACCAGATCGTGACCGTTCGTAAGGGAATGCCGCTGAACGAGCTGATCCAGTTGCTGGATAACTATGATTTTACCCGCTATCCGGTCGTGGATGAACATTCGATGGCTCACTTTGTCGGATTCATCAATACCAAGGAAATGCTGACTAGCATTGCAGCCGGCAAGGAATCCGACGTGAAGCATTTCATCCACGACATGCCGCGTTTCGCGGACACGGCCTCCATTCGGGACGTCCTGCTCAAAATGCAGCAGACGCGGGTTCATATGGCAGCCGTGACCGATGCTTCTGGCCAAATCGTCGGACTTGTGACGATGGAGGATATTTTGGAAGAAATCGTCGGCGACATTCGTGACGAATCGGTAGGCCGCAGCCTGCCAGCTCTTCAGGGCTGA
- a CDS encoding DUF2277 domain-containing protein, protein MCRNIKTLFNFDPPATDEEIQAAALQFVRKLSGFNRPSKANEAAFNQGVQEITIVARQLLDSLVTQAEPRNREVEIARARARAAKRFGES, encoded by the coding sequence ATGTGCCGAAATATCAAGACCTTATTTAATTTCGACCCGCCTGCGACGGATGAAGAAATTCAGGCTGCAGCGCTGCAATTCGTAAGGAAGCTCTCGGGCTTTAACCGTCCTTCCAAAGCGAACGAAGCAGCATTTAACCAAGGGGTGCAAGAGATTACCATCGTTGCAAGGCAGCTGCTGGATTCTTTGGTGACTCAAGCTGAACCCCGCAATCGAGAGGTTGAGATCGCTCGGGCCCGGGCACGAGCCGCTAAGCGATTCGGGGAATCTTGA
- a CDS encoding hemolysin family protein, producing the protein MDIITVTNLIILVVLIGLTAFFVASEFAVVKIRMSRIDQLIAEGNRKAVTAKKVASDLDYYLSACQLGITVTALGLGAIGKPAVERLLYPIFDLLNVSDAAASVASYAIAFILVTFLHVVVGEMAPKTLAIQFAEKMTLLLSAPLYWFGKIMYPFIWALNGASRVLLRRFGIKPAGHEEHYSEEELRIIMTQSYEGGEINQTKLAYMENVFAFDERVAKDIMVPRTELVTLDKDMKYEEIVSILDENNYTRYPVIEEGSKDRIIGVVNVKKMLPHIVCGRHRNLEEFVRTIPYIFEATPIKEAMLKMQQEQVHMALVIDEYGGTAGILTMEDILEEIVGEIRDEFDADEVADIRKIVGDQYLINGRVLLEDLERQFGMIFQDTGGMDTIAGWIQYQRGTTVQNGDEIEFGGYVWTVAETDQLQIKQVRLKQMEPTI; encoded by the coding sequence TTGGACATTATTACCGTTACAAATTTAATCATACTCGTTGTCTTGATCGGATTGACCGCATTTTTCGTCGCATCGGAATTTGCCGTCGTGAAGATCCGGATGTCGCGAATTGATCAATTGATAGCTGAAGGCAACCGGAAAGCGGTCACCGCCAAAAAGGTCGCGAGCGACCTGGACTACTATCTGTCCGCATGTCAGCTGGGCATAACCGTTACCGCCCTGGGGCTCGGGGCCATTGGCAAGCCTGCCGTTGAGCGGCTGCTGTACCCGATATTCGACCTTCTCAACGTTTCGGACGCCGCAGCATCGGTTGCATCCTATGCGATCGCATTCATCCTCGTGACATTCCTTCATGTCGTCGTAGGCGAGATGGCGCCGAAGACGCTGGCGATCCAATTTGCTGAGAAGATGACCCTTCTTCTCTCCGCCCCGCTATATTGGTTCGGCAAGATCATGTACCCTTTCATCTGGGCGTTGAACGGAGCTTCACGCGTCCTTCTGCGACGATTCGGCATTAAGCCGGCGGGGCATGAGGAGCATTATTCCGAGGAGGAGCTTCGCATCATCATGACCCAGAGCTATGAAGGCGGCGAAATCAATCAGACGAAGTTGGCCTACATGGAGAACGTATTCGCATTCGACGAACGAGTCGCAAAAGATATCATGGTGCCGAGAACCGAACTTGTGACGCTAGACAAGGATATGAAGTATGAAGAAATCGTCTCCATCCTGGACGAGAATAATTACACTCGTTACCCCGTCATCGAGGAAGGCAGCAAGGACCGCATCATCGGCGTCGTCAACGTGAAGAAAATGCTCCCGCATATCGTTTGCGGACGCCATCGCAATCTTGAGGAATTCGTACGCACCATCCCCTATATCTTTGAGGCGACCCCAATCAAGGAAGCTATGCTGAAGATGCAGCAAGAGCAGGTGCATATGGCGCTTGTTATCGACGAGTACGGAGGCACGGCCGGTATTTTGACGATGGAAGACATATTGGAGGAAATCGTCGGGGAAATCCGAGACGAGTTCGATGCCGATGAGGTGGCTGACATCCGAAAGATCGTTGGTGATCAATACCTGATCAACGGCCGCGTCCTGCTGGAGGACCTGGAGCGGCAATTCGGGATGATCTTCCAGGATACCGGCGGCATGGACACGATCGCGGGCTGGATTCAGTATCAACGCGGCACGACAGTGCAGAACGGGGATGAAATCGAGTTCGGCGGCTATGTATGGACCGTCGCCGAAACGGACCAGCTGCAAATCAAGCAAGTCCGGTTAAAACAAATGGAACCTACCATCTGA
- a CDS encoding ABC transporter permease, translated as MKVWTIAFYTALRHVRDIKAMAAFLLLPLVMMLLLGTMQSSKFTPTNVEPLNVGFLNKDDGRVGTELKNYLQSQKVRGLIHLVPVTDMGEGYDFMKNDKINSLIHVPAHLSEQLHQGEEGRVEFYGNEDYPFIQPVVENFIRTHNLLLLADQVGNHAADSAGDPSIREVKLETSGKIPTGVDYYAVTTMFQFLLLGALFGVFAVTKDIGNHTYSRFLAAPVKSSRVTLGKLLGSLITVYGISMFLFLVSKYVFRANWDTRLWMIMLVLLLFAAISVSFGMIMAYFTKSTMVSSLSLFILSFVFTLISGGITPIDGAVFDTLSWFTPNSYGQKVLFSSIYDGTFMSSAMFGLTLYTGITVALAMVLERRRVA; from the coding sequence ATGAAAGTTTGGACGATTGCTTTTTATACAGCGTTACGTCATGTACGGGATATTAAAGCGATGGCTGCCTTTCTATTGCTGCCGCTAGTCATGATGCTGCTACTCGGCACTATGCAAAGCAGCAAATTTACACCAACCAACGTAGAGCCCTTGAATGTGGGGTTCCTCAATAAAGACGATGGCAGAGTAGGTACCGAACTCAAAAATTATCTGCAATCTCAAAAGGTCCGGGGACTAATTCATCTGGTACCCGTTACGGATATGGGCGAAGGGTACGATTTTATGAAAAACGATAAAATCAATAGCTTAATCCATGTGCCGGCTCATCTTTCTGAACAGCTCCACCAGGGAGAGGAGGGGCGGGTGGAGTTTTACGGTAATGAGGATTATCCCTTCATACAGCCTGTCGTGGAAAACTTCATCCGAACGCATAATTTATTGTTACTAGCGGATCAAGTAGGGAATCATGCCGCAGATTCAGCGGGAGACCCGAGCATTCGTGAGGTAAAGCTAGAAACATCAGGGAAAATCCCGACCGGCGTTGATTATTACGCCGTTACGACGATGTTCCAATTCCTGCTGCTTGGTGCACTGTTTGGGGTGTTTGCCGTGACGAAGGATATCGGGAACCATACCTATTCGAGATTTTTAGCCGCCCCCGTGAAAAGCAGCAGGGTAACCTTAGGTAAGCTGTTGGGCAGTTTGATCACGGTGTACGGGATCTCAATGTTTCTGTTTCTAGTATCCAAATATGTCTTCCGCGCGAACTGGGATACTCGTTTGTGGATGATTATGCTGGTTCTGCTCTTGTTCGCTGCAATCTCGGTTTCGTTTGGCATGATCATGGCGTATTTTACCAAAAGCACGATGGTTTCCTCACTTTCTCTCTTTATTCTTTCGTTCGTATTCACGCTGATCTCCGGCGGCATTACGCCGATTGATGGAGCTGTATTTGATACACTAAGCTGGTTTACGCCTAACTCATACGGCCAAAAAGTACTGTTTAGCAGTATATATGATGGAACCTTCATGTCTTCGGCCATGTTCGGCCTCACCTTGTATACGGGGATTACTGTGGCGTTGGCCATGGTTTTAGAAAGGAGGAGGGTGGCTTGA